In Plasmodium falciparum 3D7 genome assembly, chromosome: 6, the following proteins share a genomic window:
- a CDS encoding zinc transporter ZIP1, putative, translating into MDLLFAKIICIGIFLVVTTFGCFIPHLMGLYKEKENEEKNKRVKNILSNLNCFGSGFIFSIIMFHLLPETIHIISDHGNIRIFNTSDSQMKILYIFFFVFIGFCMQLGLEYVLPVDTNICCVSNLDSKKKLEDTLSQHITKNASTTVNIEMQNIDNIDHIHEHSCEGVHTHDEKSIGKFLEILTLQSFFLTISLAIHSCIEGMIIGTSTDVNYVFISSFCILLHKWIAGVTVSLSLNSNNMNKTLKAILLLTFVFASPLGIVLGHMAKSAGQKVTCLINAVSIGTLLFIGCEILLNEIKQNISRKVRLCKWLSFCFSCLIAFALISFTTSMAPHTHGDIDTHVHVHHHDHDHDHGHNH; encoded by the exons ATGGATTTGTTATTTGCAAAAATAATTTGTATTGGTATTTTTTTGGTAGTAACAACCTTTGGTTGTTTTATTCCTCATTTAATGGGATTGtacaaagaaaaagaaaatgaagaaaaaaataaacgtgttaaaaatattctttcAAACTTGAATTGTTTTGGTTcaggttttattttttcaattatCATGTTTCATTTATTACCCGAaactatacatataattagtGACCATGGGAATATAAGAATTTTTAATACATCAGATAGTCAGATGAAAATTTtgtatatctttttctttgtaTTTATTGGTTTCTGCATGCAATTAGGTTTAGAATATGTACTTCCAGTAGATACTAATATTTGTTGCGTTTCAAATCTAGATTCAAAAAAGAAATTGGAAGACACTCTTTCACA acatataacaaaaaacGCGAGCACAACAGTAAATATCGAAATGCAGAATATA GATAATATTGATCATATACATGAACATTCATGTGAAGGAGTACATACACATGATGAAAAAAGCATCGGGAAATTCTTGGAGATACTCACATTAcagtctttttttttaaccatCTCTTTGGCTATTCATTCATGCATCGAAG GTATGATTATTGGAACATCAACTGACGTAAATTATGTGTTCATAAGTTCCTTTTGcattttattacataaatgGATAGCAGGTGTTACGGTTTCTTTATCTttaaattcaaataatatg AACAAAACTTTGAAAGCCATTTTGTTGTTAACTTTCGTTTTTGCTTCTCCTCTGGGTATAGTGTTAGGACATATGGCAAAATCAGCAG gacAAAAAGTAACGTGTTTAATAAACGCTGTGTCCATAGGAACATTGCTGTTTATAGGATGCgag ataTTGTTGAATGAGATAAAACAAAACATAAGCAGAAAAGTACGTCTATGTAAATGGCTaagtttttgtttttcttgcCTGATCGCATTTGCTTTAATTAGTTTTACAACAAGTATGGCACCTCATACACATGGTGATATAGATACTCATGTACATGTTCATCATCATGATCATGATCATGATCATGGTCATAatcattaa
- a CDS encoding citrate synthase-like protein, putative, whose translation MINLKSKMCKLLLMGHRKVPFFHFVKNDFLKNDIKCFCNNSKNKKYEKIKKEKKHIDDTTSLFLETEIFFEHKDIFYRGINIVDLCSYGNFEETIYLFLYKKLPNIKELKEKRNIFINALNLLDEKRIFEMYNNVSHCNILELLRNYFIHSSQDKKKISDINTCYYEILASYLKLINPKYSLENYKNVFLDHKIYTNDFVSSCLLFNFYIKSNCLKEKIKKEKNDKIVMNNIYNYDHINNHIESKDVICKVPQVNYDMYSIKLISNVLIILCDNNINESTFLIRMISNMCTNYFNICISMVTFYIDIFKEINLHTSLQYFLNFKMFQNKKENKDIINDNIEENQLNFFFLKNNNFNKKNNILKKIITDYCKVTSQHNINILNHFIQVENYFLKHKNKYPSLYYYTLLLFHILNIPLYYYPSFYFISRLLSFTAHINEQKENNKIIKYAGVYMGIPARQYVHIEKR comes from the exons atgataaatttaaaaagtaaaatgtGTAAATTGTTATTAATGGGACATAGAAAAGTTCCtttctttcattttgtaaaaaacGATTTTCTTaagaatgatataaaatgtttttgtaataatagtaagaataaaaaatatgaaaaaataaaaaaggagaaGAAGCATATAGATGATACTACCAGCCTTTTTCTGGAGAcagaaattttttttgaacaCAAAG ATATTTTTTACAGAGGAATAAATATTGTTGACTTATGCTCATACGGAAATTTTGAAGAgactatttatttatttctttataaaaaGCTCccaaatataaaagaattaaaagaaaaaagaaatatttttataaatgctTTGAACTTATTAGacgaaaaaagaatatttgaaatgtataataatgtttcacattgtaatatattagaattattaagaaattattttattcattcttcacaggataaaaaaaaaatttctgaCATAAATACTTGTTATTATGAAATCTTGGCTAgctatttaaaattaataaatccaaaatattctttagaaaattataaaaatgtttttcttgatcataaaatatatacaaatgatTTTGTTTCCTCTTGTCTTTTattcaatttttatataaaatcaaattgtttgaaagaaaaaataaaaaaagaaaaaaatgataaaattgttatgaataatatttataattatgatcatataaataatcatatagAAAGTAAAGATGTTATTTGTAAGGTTCCTCAAGTTAATTATGATATGTATAGTATAAAACTCATAAGTAatgttttaattatattatgtgataataatattaatgaatcTACGTTTTTAATAAGAATGATAAGTAACATGTGtacaaattattttaatatatgtatatctatGGTAACCTtctatatagatatatttaaagaaataaatttacATACATCGttacaatattttttaaactttAAAAtgtttcaaaataaaaaagaaaacaaagatataataaatgataatattgaagaaaatcaattaaatttcttttttcttaaaaataataattttaataaaaaaaataatattctcaaaaaaattattacagATTATTGTAAAGTAACATCtcaacataatataaatattttaaatcatTTTATACAAgttgaaaattattttttaaaacataaaaataaatacccctcattatattattatacctTATTACTATtccatatattaaatataccattatattattatccatCCTTTTATTTCATATCACGATTACTTAGTTTTACGGCACatataaatgaacaaaaggaaaataataaaattataaaatatgcaGGTGTATATATGGGGATCCCAGCAAGgcaatatgtacatattgaAAAAAGGTAG
- a CDS encoding mitochondrial cardiolipin synthase, putative, translated as MSIVNKVKEAIHKKVIDIRKRRKGSEEKQKKDKKDEINFDALVDKNVNELNIENEEEREKIKERWKVILKNNAKRYGKISEGNKIEIYNEGTLAFRDILNSINKGKRRVWLESYIFDDSKLAEEVVNSLCKASKRGCDVILLIDYIGSLKMKNKWVQQLKEHGVHVIFFNTFLNSFFNMLPIFFRDHRKILIVDNTAYCGSMNVAENVFPSEIFHEYEEGDEREEDTEYSEEIGKKKKIYNDEKEEGNKSNMIKNFDNDINKGNIYDDFNKDVNKKRKCLEYYDLHIKIKGPAVKDLADVFIDSLKMSKSLISREPIEEQKKYADENSCYVQVLESNVLRKIRSIQSTFDYIIRNGATNNIYITTSYFLPPGFLRRALFSALYKGVNISFLFSGNSDVFGDVPATYYIMKKILKRIDRKKKALLEYNNIISNYINLHKSFIRYPIIFDKYYNNYQKKKKERKNKGSMNFYFFQKKHCHAKNLVVDNLWCSIGSYNWDRFSSRRNLEVMISIFDKKICDKFIQEHQNKISHDSIQITLSQLINRNFLQIFMSYCAYHLGKLSGRNIFDGLSNNNKKTILRKAIIKKYLNDNCIQNISLNMMWGV; from the coding sequence atGAGCATTGTTAATAAAGTAAAAGAAGcaatacataaaaaagtCATCGATATAAGGAAACGAAGAAAAGGAAGcgaagaaaaacaaaagaaagacaaaaaagatgaaataaATTTTGATGCTTTAGTcgataaaaatgtaaatgaattaaatatagaaaatgaagaagaaagagagaaaataaaagaaagatGGAAAGtaatattgaaaaataatGCTAAGAGATATGGGAAAATATCTGaaggaaataaaatagaaatatataatgaaggTACATTAGCCTTTcgtgatatattaaattccATTAATAAAGGTAAAAGACGTGTTTGGTTAGAGTCCTATATTTTTGATGATTCTAAACTTGCAGAAGAAGTAGTTAATAGTTTATGTAAAGCATCGAAAAGAGGATGTgatgttattttattaattgatTATATAGGAagtttaaaaatgaaaaataaatggGTACAACAATTAAAAGAACATGGTGTgcatgttatattttttaatacatttttaaattcgttttttaatatgttacCTATATTTTTTCGTGATCATAGAAAGATATTAATAGTAGATAATACGGCTTACTGTGGTTCAATGAATGTTGCTGAAAATGTATTTCCCAGTGAGATTTTTCATGAGTATGAGGAAGGGGATGAGAGAGAAGAGGATACCGAATATTCGGAAGagataggaaaaaaaaaaaaaatatataatgatgagAAAGAAGAAGGAAATAAGAGTAACATGattaaaaattttgataatGACATTAATAAAGGtaatatttatgatgatTTTAATAAGGacgtaaataaaaaaaggaaatgtcTAGAGTATTATGacttacatataaaaataaaaggtcCAGCTGTTAAAGATTTAGCTGATGTATTTATTGATTCGTTAAAAATGTCTAAAAGTTTAATAAGTAGAGAACCTATAGAAgagcaaaaaaaatatgcagATGAAAATTCTTGTTATGTTCAAGTATTAGAATCTAATGTTTTAAGAAAGATTAGATCTATTCAATCAACAtttgattatattataagaaatggagctacaaataatatatatataacaacaaGTTATTTTTTACCACCAGGATTTTTAAGAAGAGCCTTATTTTCAGCTTTATATAAAGGtgttaatatatcatttttattttcaggTAATTCTGATGTATTTGGTGATGTTCCAGctacttattatataatgaaaaagatattaaaaagaattgATAGGAAAAAGAAGGCTTtattagaatataataatataatatcaaattatataaatttacatAAAAGTTTTATTAGATATCCTATaatatttgataaatattataataattatcaaaaaaaaaaaaaggaaagaaaaaataaaggatcaatgaatttttatttttttcaaaaaaaacattGTCATGCAAAAAATTTAGTAGTAGATAATTTATGGTGTTCTATTGGATCCTATAATTGGGATCGATTTTCATCAAGAAGAAATCTTGAAGTTATGATATCCatatttgataaaaaaatatgtgataaatttatacaagaacatcaaaataaaatcagTCATGATTCTATTCAAATAACATTATCTCAACTAATTAATAGAAATTTTCTTCAAATATTTATGAGTTATTGTGCATATCATCTTGGAAAATTATCGGGTAGAAATATTTTTGATGGATTGtctaataataacaaaaaaactATACTCAGAAAAGCTATCATAAAGAAGTATTTAAATGACAAttgtatacaaaatatatctttaaacATGATGTGGGGTGTTTAG
- a CDS encoding palmitoyltransferase DHHC2, putative — translation MRPKYVQASQGQKEKKRGGSLFIFIVFFVLSFIYIGYTGIVLRSWFIPYRSGSFTIAVTFHIFFILFILSFIKCASTDPGKVPRNWGFYVGDDVKRRRYCKICNVWKPDRTHHCSACNRCVLNMDHHCPWINNCVGFFNRRFFIQLLFYGLVCLFIIAVQTFHYIFIDNINAYFDDGFQEKSSFVALEYTYASIVLFLTFVLIFALVPFTKFHLKLISKNSTTIENMDMYSQEYNIYNVGCEDNAKQVFGNNILCWLCPFQCVSNRPAGDGVRWRVSVAHENPV, via the exons atgagacCTAAATATGTTCAAGCTTCGCAAggacaaaaagaaaaaaaaagaggtggttctttatttatatttatagtattttttgttttat catttatatatattgggtATACAGGGATTGTCCTGAGGTCATGGTTTATACCATATAGATCTGGTTCATTCACAATAGCCGTtacatttcatatattttttattttatttatactcAGTTTTATAAAA TGTGCTTCAACCGACCCAGGAAAGGTTCCACGTAATTGGGGTTTTTATGTAGGTGATGATGTGAAAAGAAGAAGGTATTGTAAAATTTGTAACGTATGGAAACCTGACAGAACCCATCATTGTTCTGCTTGTAATAGATGTGTATTAAATATGGATCATCATTGCCCCTGGATAAATAATTGTGTTGGTTTTTTTAATAGAAGATTTTTTATAcagttattattttatggtttagtttgtttatttattattgctGTACAAACAttccattatatatttattgataatattaatgctTATTTTGATGACGGATTTCAAGAAAAGTCTTCATTTGTAGCCCTTGAATATACATATGCATCCatagttttatttttaacattCGTATTAATTTTTGCCTTAGTACCTTTTACCAAATTCCATCTTAAATTAATATCGAAAAACTCAACTACCATTGAAAATATGGATATGTATAGTCAAGagtataacatatataatgtagGTTGTGAAGACAACGCAAAACAG GTTTTTGGTAACAACATATTATGTTGGTTGTGTCCGTTTCAGTGTGTTTCTAACAGACCTGCTGGCGACGGGGTACGTTGGAGAGTCAGTGTAGCACATGAAAATCCtgtttaa